The following proteins are co-located in the Burkholderia sp. HI2500 genome:
- a CDS encoding DUF2946 family protein gives MDDIVTQALAKWPNVPHCTGWLLLDRRGEWRLRDDAAQAAGELGSPIRHAALNAFIGRNYECDAQGQWFFQNGPQRVYVELAYTPWIVRLAERDGQLTLTDQTGAPFEPDEAWLDDAGGVLFRAAGTPPRIAALHDHDLGLFADHADFDAAPPVLRWRDGRTLPLGSIVGADVPARFGYVASPAQQARNTADSGN, from the coding sequence ATGGATGACATCGTCACGCAGGCCCTCGCCAAGTGGCCGAACGTGCCGCACTGTACCGGCTGGCTGCTGCTCGACCGGCGCGGCGAATGGCGGCTGCGCGACGACGCGGCGCAGGCGGCCGGCGAACTCGGCTCGCCGATCCGGCATGCGGCGCTGAACGCGTTCATCGGCCGCAACTACGAATGCGATGCGCAGGGCCAGTGGTTCTTCCAGAACGGGCCGCAGCGCGTGTACGTCGAGCTCGCCTATACACCGTGGATCGTCCGGCTCGCCGAGCGCGACGGGCAGCTCACGCTCACCGACCAGACCGGCGCGCCGTTCGAACCGGACGAAGCCTGGCTCGACGACGCGGGCGGCGTGCTGTTTCGCGCGGCCGGCACGCCGCCGCGCATCGCGGCGCTGCACGATCACGACCTCGGGCTGTTCGCCGATCATGCGGATTTCGATGCCGCGCCGCCCGTGCTGCGCTGGCGCGACGGCCGCACGCTGCCGCTCGGCAGCATCGTCGGTGCGGACGTGCCCGCGCGGTTCGGCTACGTCGCCAGCCCGGCGCAACAGGCCCGCAATACGGCTGACAGCGGCAACTGA
- a CDS encoding M48 family metalloprotease: MRVKQLLAVSLSVALALPPSGRAQSASAPPLESAAGGARSISTVPSGIAAGVFGTYGGAESRFSDAGGASAPAASLRAPLRSLELPDLGDGSGGSLTPQAERRLGERVMREVRRDPDYLDDWLVRDYLNAMAARLAAAAAARFIGGYTPDFDLFPVRDPQINAFSMPGGFIGINSGLVVTTQTESELASVVGHEMGHVLQRHIARMIGANEKTGYTALATMLLGVLAGVLARSGDLGSAIAMGGQAYAVDNQLRFSRSAEREADRVGFQLLAGAGYDPYGMPGFFERLDRASMGDAGVPAYARTHPLTGERIADMEDRARRAPYRQPRQSPEYGFVRARLRVLQNRAPTDIAAEARRMQFEIDDRTAPNVAANWYGIALADALLGEYDAAGKALASARSAFDARERREDDPATGSPSLDVLAADIARRAGRADDAVRLAALAQRRWPASHAAIVAHLQALIAARRFAEAQAQARAQAKADPEQPDWWDYLAKASDGKGDLLARRRALAEKLALDGAWPSAIRQLKEARDAKDVSFYEQSMIGARLLEFEARYKEEREDEKNGRG; this comes from the coding sequence ATGCGTGTCAAACAGTTGCTTGCCGTGTCGCTGTCGGTGGCGCTCGCATTGCCTCCGAGCGGCCGTGCGCAGAGCGCGTCCGCGCCGCCGCTCGAATCGGCGGCCGGCGGCGCGCGGTCGATTTCCACCGTGCCGTCCGGCATCGCGGCCGGCGTGTTCGGCACGTACGGCGGCGCGGAGAGCCGGTTTTCGGACGCAGGCGGCGCGTCGGCACCGGCCGCGAGCCTGCGCGCGCCGCTTCGCTCGCTGGAGCTGCCCGACCTGGGCGACGGCTCCGGCGGTTCGCTGACGCCGCAGGCCGAGCGCCGGCTCGGCGAGCGCGTGATGCGCGAAGTGCGGCGCGATCCCGACTATCTCGACGACTGGCTCGTGCGCGACTACCTGAACGCGATGGCGGCGCGGCTCGCGGCCGCGGCGGCCGCGCGCTTCATCGGCGGCTACACGCCGGACTTCGACCTGTTCCCGGTGCGCGATCCGCAGATCAACGCATTCTCGATGCCGGGCGGCTTCATCGGGATCAACAGCGGCCTCGTCGTCACGACACAGACGGAGTCGGAACTCGCATCGGTGGTCGGCCACGAGATGGGGCACGTGCTGCAGCGGCACATCGCGCGGATGATCGGCGCGAATGAGAAGACCGGCTACACGGCGCTCGCGACGATGCTGCTCGGTGTGCTGGCCGGCGTGCTCGCGAGAAGCGGCGACCTCGGTAGTGCGATCGCGATGGGCGGGCAGGCGTATGCGGTGGACAACCAGCTGCGCTTCTCGCGTTCGGCCGAGCGCGAGGCCGATCGCGTCGGCTTTCAGCTGCTCGCGGGCGCGGGCTATGACCCATACGGGATGCCGGGCTTCTTCGAGCGGCTCGACCGCGCGTCGATGGGCGATGCGGGCGTGCCGGCCTACGCGCGTACGCACCCGCTGACCGGCGAGCGGATCGCCGACATGGAGGATCGCGCGCGCCGCGCGCCGTACCGGCAGCCGCGCCAGTCGCCCGAATACGGGTTCGTGCGCGCGCGGCTGCGCGTCCTGCAGAACCGCGCGCCGACCGACATCGCGGCCGAGGCGCGGCGAATGCAGTTCGAGATCGACGATCGCACCGCGCCGAACGTCGCGGCGAACTGGTACGGCATCGCACTCGCGGATGCGCTGCTCGGCGAGTACGACGCGGCCGGCAAGGCGCTCGCGTCGGCACGCAGTGCGTTCGACGCCCGCGAGCGGCGTGAGGACGATCCGGCGACGGGCTCGCCGAGCCTCGACGTCCTGGCCGCCGACATCGCGCGCCGCGCGGGGCGGGCCGACGACGCGGTGCGGCTCGCGGCGCTCGCGCAGCGGCGCTGGCCGGCGTCGCACGCGGCGATCGTCGCGCATCTTCAGGCGCTGATCGCGGCGCGCCGTTTCGCGGAAGCGCAGGCGCAGGCACGCGCGCAGGCGAAGGCCGACCCCGAGCAGCCGGACTGGTGGGACTATCTCGCGAAGGCGAGCGACGGCAAGGGTGACCTGCTGGCGCGGCGCCGCGCGCTCGCGGAGAAGCTCGCGCTCGACGGCGCGTGGCCGTCGGCGATTCGCCAGCTGAAGGAAGCGCGCGACGCGAAGGACGTGTCGTTCTACGAGCAGTCGATGATCGGCGCGCGGCTGCTGGAATTCGAGGCGCGCTACAAGGAAGAGCGCGAAGACGAGAAGAATGGCCGCGGGTAG
- the moaC gene encoding cyclic pyranopterin monophosphate synthase MoaC has product MSGLTHFDAAGHAHMVDVGGKQETQRIAIARGTIRMLPATFALIRDGKAKKGDVLGVARIAAIQGAKRTADLIPLCHPLALTRVAVEFELDDALPGVHCVVQVETFGRTGVEMEALTAVQVGLLTVYDMCKAVDRGMVITDVSVREKRGGKSGDWKAEE; this is encoded by the coding sequence ATGTCAGGACTCACCCATTTCGACGCCGCCGGCCATGCGCACATGGTCGACGTCGGCGGCAAGCAGGAAACCCAACGCATCGCGATCGCGCGCGGCACGATCCGGATGCTGCCGGCCACGTTCGCGCTGATCCGCGACGGCAAGGCCAAGAAAGGCGATGTGCTCGGCGTCGCGCGCATCGCGGCCATCCAGGGCGCCAAGCGCACGGCCGACCTGATCCCGCTGTGCCATCCGCTCGCGCTGACGCGCGTGGCCGTCGAGTTCGAACTCGACGACGCGTTGCCCGGCGTCCACTGCGTCGTGCAGGTCGAGACGTTCGGGCGCACCGGCGTCGAGATGGAAGCGCTGACCGCCGTGCAGGTCGGGCTGCTGACCGTCTACGACATGTGCAAGGCCGTCGATCGCGGGATGGTGATCACCGACGTGAGCGTGCGCGAGAAACGCGGCGGGAAGTCGGGGGACTGGAAGGCGGAGGAATAA
- a CDS encoding TonB family protein, with amino-acid sequence MAIRSTYLILPAVAMLFSGCAMLSSSQESKLTCHIPRAVYPDTAKPLTRPATVLVRALMTTSGEAQNVTVTTSSRNAAADRAAVDAMTHATCVQTGATANPFLLTQPFVFEPQRGQ; translated from the coding sequence ATGGCTATTCGCTCGACCTACCTGATCCTGCCCGCCGTCGCGATGCTGTTTTCCGGCTGCGCGATGCTGTCGTCGTCGCAGGAAAGCAAGCTGACCTGTCACATTCCACGCGCCGTCTATCCGGATACCGCGAAGCCGCTCACGCGCCCGGCGACCGTGCTCGTGCGCGCGCTGATGACGACGTCCGGCGAAGCGCAGAACGTCACCGTGACGACGAGCAGCCGCAATGCGGCGGCTGATCGTGCGGCCGTCGACGCGATGACGCACGCGACCTGCGTGCAGACGGGCGCGACCGCGAACCCGTTCCTGCTGACCCAACCGTTCGTGTTCGAGCCGCAGCGCGGCCAGTGA